One genomic window of Caldivirga maquilingensis IC-167 includes the following:
- a CDS encoding S53 family peptidase, whose product MDYRFSKGGKIAAILVAVTVAIVISLYVVNAQSPDQPNPYYLGSEVFCIEYGIIAPNGTFIPLPYPTSLITFLYLNNATGLGNVLYSEYYNPSSPLYHRFISAAEFDEWYSAPASVYGNLTAIYSYYNLTTEVKSAPMYAALGVQSNAYNACISIINATIEYFIYNNASFSWVSWVLVTETNPQGFFLEITPGEFQQLLKTVESINNNTGVIQLPVTYKGQPVLMKYAVYVRGSHGYSVGHALALYLAREFQVQPSYSMIKPSGVVSKSPLVINGKPVAVQLEAQSALANSALNKPSEFILQFPIEVYLPQGIELLYNATPLYPLWFIGDYNGYNGSSVTVGIVDAFGDAESHLVNGFCGYALSPYNDIIVSDVNAFSSLFDLPPASITVIYPAGEPFITPFNSVDACGWSFESVLDNEWVHAIAPGARIVFGVSPDAGDDLYVTIEYMVNESLVNFISLSWGLSEDYLDPYYALAYDQIFMQAAAQGIGVFASSGDSGAYEFYPFVSAFHPSIDPWVTGVGGTTSYLFPGGSRFITAWSFYSFGLPPWDLIYWGSGGGYSIFFDMPLYQYQYIFNLIGEGNFYEQTQFQPLIWGLLLGQFFVNEPYVPTLNINPYTPLYRTFEWMLYPSLYVPIGAKGYPIVSADANPYTGVLIVIDGELNPFIWGGTSLASPLTMGMVALWQDYLNKAGIPYQVGLAAVPLSQIWATEAGSSFCNAYYPTSVYGTNTHGVFYPSIYGQNGATAVNGWVIKNPCIWNPVNGFGSLDVGNLVYYGTQLLDK is encoded by the coding sequence ATGGATTATAGATTCAGTAAAGGGGGTAAAATAGCTGCAATACTAGTGGCTGTAACAGTGGCTATAGTCATCTCACTATACGTGGTTAACGCTCAATCACCTGATCAACCAAACCCATACTACCTGGGCTCAGAGGTGTTTTGCATAGAATATGGAATTATTGCACCTAATGGGACCTTTATACCGTTACCCTACCCAACAAGCCTAATAACGTTCCTATACCTAAACAACGCCACAGGCTTAGGTAACGTGCTTTATAGTGAGTACTATAATCCCTCAAGCCCACTATACCACAGGTTCATATCAGCGGCTGAATTCGATGAATGGTACTCAGCGCCAGCAAGCGTCTACGGTAACTTAACGGCAATATACAGTTACTATAACTTAACCACGGAGGTTAAGTCAGCACCAATGTATGCTGCATTAGGTGTGCAGAGTAATGCTTACAACGCCTGCATATCAATAATTAACGCGACGATAGAGTACTTCATTTACAATAATGCTTCGTTTTCATGGGTTAGTTGGGTGTTGGTTACTGAGACTAATCCACAGGGCTTCTTCCTTGAAATAACACCCGGTGAGTTTCAGCAGTTGCTTAAGACCGTTGAATCTATTAATAATAACACTGGTGTAATCCAACTACCGGTAACTTATAAGGGTCAACCAGTCTTAATGAAGTATGCCGTCTACGTGAGGGGTAGCCACGGTTACAGTGTTGGCCACGCCTTAGCCCTATACCTGGCTAGGGAGTTTCAGGTGCAGCCTAGCTACAGTATGATTAAGCCCAGTGGCGTTGTCTCAAAGTCACCGCTGGTGATTAACGGTAAGCCTGTTGCTGTTCAATTGGAGGCTCAAAGCGCCTTAGCCAACTCAGCGTTAAATAAGCCCAGTGAATTCATACTGCAATTCCCAATAGAAGTATACCTACCCCAGGGTATTGAGCTACTTTACAATGCCACACCACTGTACCCGCTTTGGTTCATTGGTGATTACAACGGTTACAACGGTTCATCAGTTACCGTGGGTATAGTTGACGCCTTCGGTGACGCTGAGAGTCATTTAGTTAACGGATTCTGCGGCTACGCCTTATCACCGTACAACGATATAATAGTTAGTGATGTTAATGCATTCTCATCACTCTTCGACCTACCTCCAGCGAGTATTACAGTAATATACCCGGCTGGTGAACCATTCATCACTCCGTTTAACAGCGTTGATGCTTGCGGTTGGTCCTTTGAATCAGTCCTCGATAATGAGTGGGTTCACGCAATAGCCCCAGGGGCCAGGATAGTCTTCGGGGTGTCCCCTGATGCTGGGGATGACTTATACGTTACCATTGAGTACATGGTTAATGAGAGCCTAGTTAACTTCATTAGCCTAAGCTGGGGTTTATCAGAGGACTACCTTGACCCATACTATGCCTTAGCCTACGATCAAATATTCATGCAGGCAGCGGCACAGGGCATTGGTGTATTCGCCTCCTCCGGTGACTCTGGTGCCTACGAGTTCTACCCATTCGTCTCAGCCTTCCACCCATCCATTGACCCATGGGTCACTGGGGTTGGTGGAACAACAAGCTACCTGTTCCCAGGTGGATCAAGGTTCATTACCGCGTGGAGCTTCTACAGCTTCGGCCTACCTCCATGGGACTTAATATATTGGGGGAGTGGCGGTGGTTACTCAATATTCTTCGATATGCCGCTCTACCAGTACCAGTACATATTCAACCTAATAGGTGAGGGTAATTTCTATGAGCAAACCCAGTTCCAGCCATTAATATGGGGTCTATTGCTTGGTCAATTCTTCGTTAATGAACCCTACGTACCCACACTCAACATTAACCCATACACGCCCCTCTACAGGACCTTTGAGTGGATGCTTTATCCAAGCCTATACGTACCCATTGGCGCTAAGGGTTACCCAATAGTCTCAGCTGACGCTAATCCATATACAGGTGTGTTGATAGTGATTGATGGTGAACTTAACCCATTCATATGGGGTGGCACTAGCCTGGCGTCACCATTAACCATGGGTATGGTTGCCCTATGGCAGGACTACTTGAATAAAGCCGGCATACCTTACCAAGTAGGCTTAGCCGCAGTGCCATTAAGCCAAATATGGGCCACTGAGGCTGGTTCAAGCTTCTGCAACGCCTACTACCCAACATCAGTCTACGGCACAAACACCCACGGTGTCTTCTACCCATCAATATATGGTCAAAACGGCGCCACGGCTGTGAATGGTTGGGTTATTAAGAATCCATGCATCTGGAACCCTGTCAATGGTTTTGGTTCACTAGACGTGGGTAACCTGGTGTACTACGGTACGCAACTGCTTGACAAGTAA
- a CDS encoding PEGA domain-containing protein codes for MKLQVLVIVTVITLAVSLVASSQLYYGVAYGCGRIVIVGESGGVGLISVMGNSGPYSTVGVHGVSILYSVAVGGCMAVAVGVSQGGGPVFIIYNLTNGAYNVININGTGALYGVAYGDGYFMALGSVNNTGLIVLTTGVGYSIIKPIGFKALYGAAYGDGGFLIVGEGLNGAALGFYNMSTGSLINLSSKLPSNYNYVLYSAAYGPLGFMVVGEGVVNSSGYLIQVPVAGIFNISNGEFKDLSMYLNQYSLLTSVTYIDYEYVFAGSTSSGDGGYGYYSIYGLTPLYNTIQGGNLYLPLILYSITPISPGVLYVVGNDGSSSVASREAIPVIYNVTLLTNTRNALIKLSGPVSLSITPNSTIPLPQGQYTLLAQAEGYYNVTERVIVDSNEVINLMLSRVRLCNVTVRVMVNGTSEPVANASITLVSNWPNANKYVALSNGSGEASLMVVCNNYSMSIKARYFIGESENININSSVTLDVDLTPIVNVTIRAPNEAGEYRVIMSGVVNDSIILGNASLFNLTLSRVGLIRLFTIRLINGTVQYLGETIIHLKPGLNVINITWRTPVIEDMGVKPIIPGNQSVLIYLNLSKPGNLTLIISTNGLRIFTLNETNITSLQLVRNFTNNGAYTVCAYTWSLFNGSIYIDYGPLCIMVNVVLHSELIVMDESGLALKLSGYYLGNETVNVTLPLVLTLGNGTRLIYNGSIFNGEYIANNSFSIRLSRMVNYLDVLWIREYWVRVNVLVNGLPINSTEGWFREGYVIKYPMFVYFNNGTRLINETPVTVIVNKPLTVTVNYTRQYNVTIIEYSRLGLINETWLWVNSDSILRVMPRPVVNINSSVRLIPRTPVVEVTVNEPIIINVTYVIQFLVTMVKYSKLGVFNETSEWVNSDSIIKITNTIIELSNLTRLIPRVNSIIINVTGPMIINESYTPQYLLTNVTTIDESPWMFEEYWVNASTRLNLSPTPVLSLGNSTRLILSGILVNGKPINSNQLVVNAPLNVTVMYLKQWFISISVHTLNNTPLTIISGWVNASSPIISSVKWGNLTIRLKEPLIVNASMVNQPINAEADVAYRVFKVTDSLGLPEPFVTVMVKCGEYSVRQVSNAYGIIKPLVPINEACLLSKPAVGYYSIALIIFTVTVVLLIVLSRRLR; via the coding sequence ATGAAGCTGCAGGTACTGGTTATAGTCACTGTAATTACATTAGCCGTATCGCTCGTGGCGAGTAGTCAATTATACTATGGTGTAGCATATGGCTGTGGCCGCATTGTAATAGTTGGTGAATCCGGGGGTGTTGGGTTAATTAGTGTAATGGGTAATTCAGGTCCATACAGCACTGTGGGCGTGCATGGCGTCTCAATACTCTACTCAGTGGCTGTGGGTGGGTGTATGGCTGTTGCCGTTGGTGTGAGCCAGGGCGGTGGGCCGGTTTTCATCATCTATAATTTAACCAATGGTGCTTATAATGTTATTAATATTAATGGTACTGGGGCCTTATATGGTGTTGCCTACGGTGACGGTTACTTCATGGCCCTTGGTTCAGTTAATAACACTGGGTTAATAGTATTAACCACTGGGGTTGGTTACAGTATTATTAAGCCAATAGGCTTCAAAGCCCTCTACGGTGCAGCATACGGTGACGGCGGGTTCCTAATTGTCGGTGAGGGCCTTAATGGTGCTGCATTAGGGTTCTATAATATGTCAACTGGTTCCTTAATAAACCTGAGCAGTAAATTACCATCAAATTACAATTACGTACTATACTCAGCGGCGTACGGGCCCCTTGGATTCATGGTTGTTGGTGAAGGTGTGGTTAATTCCTCCGGTTACCTAATTCAAGTGCCGGTGGCTGGCATATTCAATATTAGTAATGGTGAATTCAAGGATTTAAGCATGTACCTGAACCAATACAGTCTACTCACCAGTGTTACTTACATTGATTATGAGTATGTTTTCGCTGGCTCAACATCAAGTGGTGATGGTGGTTACGGCTACTACTCAATATATGGTTTAACACCACTCTACAACACTATTCAAGGTGGGAACCTATACCTACCGCTAATACTCTACTCAATAACCCCAATCTCACCTGGTGTCCTCTACGTGGTTGGTAATGATGGTTCATCATCGGTGGCCTCCCGGGAGGCAATACCAGTAATATATAATGTAACCCTATTAACCAACACCCGGAATGCATTAATTAAATTAAGCGGCCCAGTCTCATTGAGCATAACCCCGAATTCAACAATACCCCTCCCCCAAGGCCAATATACCTTACTAGCCCAGGCTGAGGGCTATTATAACGTGACTGAGCGCGTTATTGTGGATTCCAATGAGGTTATTAACCTAATGCTGAGTAGGGTTAGGCTATGCAATGTAACAGTGAGGGTTATGGTTAATGGAACCAGTGAACCAGTGGCTAACGCATCCATAACCCTAGTTAGTAATTGGCCTAACGCCAATAAGTATGTGGCGTTGAGTAATGGGTCGGGTGAAGCCTCACTAATGGTTGTGTGTAATAATTACTCAATGAGTATTAAGGCTAGGTACTTCATAGGTGAGTCGGAGAACATAAACATTAATTCATCAGTAACACTTGACGTTGACTTAACCCCAATAGTCAACGTTACCATTAGGGCACCCAATGAGGCTGGGGAGTATAGGGTAATTATGAGTGGTGTGGTTAATGATTCAATAATACTGGGTAATGCATCATTATTCAACCTAACATTAAGTAGAGTAGGCTTAATTAGGTTATTCACAATTAGGTTAATCAACGGTACCGTTCAATACCTGGGTGAAACCATTATTCATCTTAAGCCTGGCTTAAACGTAATTAACATCACGTGGAGAACGCCGGTAATCGAGGACATGGGTGTTAAGCCAATAATACCTGGTAATCAAAGCGTATTAATATACCTTAATCTAAGTAAGCCAGGTAACCTAACATTAATCATAAGTACTAATGGCTTAAGAATATTCACCTTAAATGAAACCAACATTACATCACTCCAATTAGTGAGGAACTTCACCAACAATGGCGCCTACACCGTATGCGCATACACGTGGAGTCTATTCAATGGGAGCATTTACATTGATTATGGGCCATTATGCATAATGGTGAATGTTGTACTTCACAGTGAGTTAATAGTGATGGATGAATCAGGTTTAGCGTTAAAGCTTTCAGGCTACTATCTCGGTAATGAGACTGTTAATGTGACATTACCACTGGTTTTAACGTTGGGGAATGGAACTAGACTAATATACAATGGTTCAATATTCAACGGTGAATACATAGCCAATAACTCATTCTCAATAAGGTTGAGTAGAATGGTTAATTACCTTGATGTTCTTTGGATTAGGGAGTATTGGGTTAGGGTTAATGTACTTGTGAATGGGTTACCCATTAACTCAACAGAGGGTTGGTTTAGGGAGGGTTATGTGATAAAGTACCCTATGTTCGTGTACTTCAATAACGGTACTAGGCTCATTAATGAAACACCAGTAACAGTGATTGTTAATAAGCCACTTACAGTAACCGTGAACTACACTAGGCAGTATAATGTAACTATAATAGAGTACTCAAGGCTTGGTTTAATTAATGAGACTTGGCTTTGGGTTAACTCAGACTCAATACTCAGGGTAATGCCGAGGCCGGTGGTTAACATTAATAGCAGCGTTAGGCTAATACCAAGGACCCCTGTGGTTGAGGTTACTGTTAATGAGCCGATAATTATTAACGTGACTTATGTTATTCAATTCCTAGTAACCATGGTTAAATACTCTAAGCTCGGTGTGTTTAATGAGACTAGTGAATGGGTTAACTCAGATTCAATAATTAAGATAACTAATACCATTATTGAGTTAAGCAACCTAACCAGGCTCATACCTAGGGTAAATAGCATTATCATTAATGTGACTGGTCCAATGATTATTAATGAATCCTACACACCCCAGTACCTATTAACCAATGTAACCACGATAGATGAGTCACCGTGGATGTTTGAGGAGTATTGGGTTAACGCATCAACTAGACTTAACTTAAGCCCAACCCCAGTGTTAAGCCTAGGAAACAGCACTAGGCTAATACTAAGCGGTATTCTGGTTAATGGGAAGCCGATAAACTCTAATCAATTGGTGGTTAATGCCCCATTAAACGTAACTGTAATGTACCTTAAGCAGTGGTTCATAAGCATCAGCGTACACACTTTAAACAACACACCGTTAACTATTATTAGTGGGTGGGTTAATGCAAGCAGCCCAATCATCAGTAGTGTTAAATGGGGTAACTTAACAATTAGGCTTAAGGAACCATTAATAGTAAACGCCTCAATGGTTAATCAACCCATTAACGCTGAGGCTGATGTAGCGTACAGGGTGTTTAAGGTTACGGATTCACTGGGGTTACCGGAACCATTCGTAACAGTAATGGTTAAGTGCGGTGAGTATAGTGTTAGGCAGGTGAGTAACGCCTACGGTATCATTAAACCACTAGTACCCATTAATGAAGCATGCCTATTAAGTAAACCAGCGGTGGGTTATTATTCAATAGCATTAATCATATTTACAGTTACAGTGGTATTATTAATTGTATTGAGTAGAAGATTAAGGTAA
- a CDS encoding 30S ribosomal protein S24e: MSSGEEQGREQAGGGLVISPLPEGVEPGKVQVKVIEQFNNPLLQRKEVKAIVYHVGLPTPQRLQLREELAKALGSNPELTYVTHVYTQYGVGVSRIEVHVYFDKNTAELVEPLYVRLRNMPKDQAKKIRDELKSRRKSEKKPAAKGK, encoded by the coding sequence ATGAGTAGTGGTGAAGAGCAGGGTAGGGAGCAGGCTGGGGGTGGTTTAGTAATCTCACCCCTACCTGAGGGTGTGGAGCCTGGTAAGGTTCAGGTTAAGGTTATTGAGCAGTTTAATAACCCACTGCTGCAGCGTAAGGAGGTTAAGGCCATAGTCTATCACGTTGGTTTACCAACACCCCAGAGGCTTCAGTTAAGGGAGGAGTTAGCTAAGGCACTTGGCTCAAACCCGGAACTCACCTATGTGACGCACGTGTATACGCAGTATGGTGTCGGGGTCTCTAGGATTGAGGTCCACGTGTACTTTGATAAGAATACAGCTGAATTAGTTGAGCCACTCTATGTTAGGCTTAGGAATATGCCTAAGGATCAGGCTAAGAAGATTAGGGATGAGTTGAAGAGTAGGAGGAAGTCTGAGAAGAAGCCTGCAGCCAAGGGTAAGTGA
- a CDS encoding aldehyde ferredoxin oxidoreductase family protein, translating to MRGWTGRLIRVNLSLGKYWIQDIDPLILMNYIGGRGLAIKLLWDELPRGVDPLSPLNKLIIATGPLTGYPGPNTGKLVIAAKSPLTGGYGDGNIGSWASVHLRKAGFDAMIIEGASSKPVYIYMDNDKVDLMPADDLWGLDTFTTEDKLRRIHGSNVGMLIIGPAGENMVRFATVIAQRGRSGGRPGMGAVMGSKRLKAIVIRGTKPLPQPADPALSRIGVDADLAAKAKQNYGFWLKQGTTATVEWAQEASVLPAFNYREGQFDYYDRIGGVMVEKNNVTTRSCPNCVMPCGHVVKDAEDQLSELDYENIAMLGSNIGVGNLQEVAYLNRLADMMGMDTISLGSALGWAMEATERGLIKDGLEWGDYKRAAEVTLDIAHQGSELGRLLGLGVKGASSRIGGGSGGFAMHVKGLEVSAYDCHAAPGMALAFATSPIGAHHKDAWVISWEVQTNRFAYSRDKVLKVIELQNIRGGWFEVMVGCRLPWVEIGLELDWYWRMYKAATGMDLDLEGVANRVYTLIRAFWIREYGGWSRDYDTPPIRWFKDPLTKGPLKGAKLDYNAYQQMLNWYYEARGWDERGIPRRSTLRRLGLGFIEGELSKVIELTD from the coding sequence ATGAGGGGTTGGACAGGTAGGTTAATTAGGGTTAACTTAAGCCTAGGCAAGTACTGGATACAGGATATTGATCCATTAATCCTCATGAATTACATAGGCGGTAGGGGGTTAGCCATTAAGCTGCTTTGGGATGAGTTACCGAGGGGTGTTGATCCACTTAGCCCATTAAACAAGTTAATAATTGCAACCGGCCCATTAACAGGTTACCCAGGTCCAAATACGGGTAAACTGGTGATTGCTGCTAAGAGCCCGTTAACTGGGGGTTACGGTGACGGTAATATTGGTAGCTGGGCCTCGGTGCACCTTAGGAAGGCTGGCTTCGACGCAATGATTATTGAGGGTGCTTCAAGTAAACCAGTCTACATTTACATGGATAATGATAAGGTTGATTTAATGCCGGCTGATGACCTATGGGGATTAGACACGTTCACCACCGAGGATAAGTTAAGGAGGATTCACGGCTCCAACGTAGGCATGTTGATTATTGGACCGGCTGGTGAAAACATGGTTAGATTCGCCACCGTGATTGCCCAGAGGGGTAGGAGTGGGGGTAGGCCAGGCATGGGGGCTGTTATGGGTAGTAAGAGGCTTAAGGCCATTGTAATAAGGGGCACTAAACCACTCCCCCAGCCCGCCGACCCAGCATTAAGTAGAATTGGGGTTGATGCCGACTTAGCGGCTAAGGCTAAGCAGAATTACGGCTTCTGGCTTAAGCAAGGGACAACGGCCACGGTGGAGTGGGCCCAGGAGGCAAGCGTACTCCCGGCGTTTAACTATAGGGAGGGGCAGTTTGATTACTATGATAGGATAGGCGGCGTCATGGTTGAGAAGAATAACGTAACCACTAGATCATGCCCAAACTGCGTAATGCCCTGTGGCCACGTGGTTAAGGATGCTGAGGATCAGTTATCGGAATTAGACTACGAGAACATTGCAATGCTGGGCAGTAACATAGGCGTAGGAAACCTACAGGAGGTCGCCTACCTGAATAGGTTAGCGGACATGATGGGTATGGATACGATAAGCCTAGGCTCCGCGTTAGGCTGGGCCATGGAGGCCACTGAGAGGGGGCTTATTAAGGATGGCTTAGAGTGGGGTGATTACAAGAGGGCTGCTGAGGTTACCTTAGACATAGCCCACCAGGGGAGTGAATTAGGTAGGTTGCTTGGACTTGGGGTTAAGGGTGCCTCAAGTAGAATCGGCGGTGGGTCAGGGGGATTCGCAATGCATGTTAAGGGTCTTGAGGTAAGCGCCTACGATTGCCACGCGGCACCAGGCATGGCCTTAGCCTTCGCCACAAGCCCAATTGGTGCTCACCATAAGGATGCGTGGGTTATTTCATGGGAGGTTCAAACCAATAGGTTCGCCTACAGTAGGGATAAGGTGCTTAAGGTTATTGAACTACAGAACATTAGGGGAGGTTGGTTTGAGGTTATGGTTGGGTGCAGGCTACCGTGGGTTGAAATAGGCCTTGAACTGGACTGGTACTGGAGAATGTATAAGGCGGCAACAGGCATGGACCTAGACCTAGAGGGGGTTGCTAATAGGGTTTACACGCTCATTAGGGCCTTCTGGATTAGGGAGTATGGGGGTTGGTCAAGGGACTACGATACACCACCCATTAGGTGGTTTAAGGACCCATTAACCAAGGGCCCACTCAAGGGGGCTAAACTGGATTATAACGCATACCAGCAGATGCTGAACTGGTACTATGAGGCTAGGGGATGGGATGAGAGGGGTATTCCCAGGAGAAGCACACTGAGGAGACTTGGCTTAGGCTTCATTGAGGGTGAGTTAAGCAAGGTAATTGAACTCACGGATTAA
- a CDS encoding cation:proton antiporter: MNELIASLLYVGLMLILAKLLEEAFLKIKLVPFVGAIIVGVMLGDGVLGLVNVNMVIQFISSLGIILLLFLSGAEEFEFRSKLSLSITAAAAIELALPFLLTYVSVALMNLRLEPLLIIPLIMTSVGPLARLLMDMGITRTSLGNSLFQQGVLVEIASVVLFAVLLTLQLGGSLVTLLSIILLIALVFIMGPWVSKLLERVEGYIKVREIEFAAVISLILIMAFLAELVNFNSAIMALFLGILLKRYLNDRPELLEKLHGFTYGFFEPLFFVSIGLYFTKVNLGILALGFSLALILLASKILAGALSAMVLKVKPLINGLGTSTKGGVDASLLVTLLTMGLIPKVTYSYLALAIIVNSLAAPLFFRLITRPVIQVNNNIRVKLNSRIMSISDQVKPLTASCGESLKVIINRINERGVRAIAIVDNDNKPLGYLSVQQLLDVDPALYETTLACDLPLNELVTIDSNAKVIDVLRRFRETEAPLIAVVDDSNRLIATIYERELLRLLTVV, encoded by the coding sequence ATGAATGAGCTTATTGCATCATTACTGTACGTTGGTTTAATGCTTATTCTAGCTAAGCTACTTGAGGAGGCTTTCCTGAAGATTAAACTAGTGCCATTCGTGGGCGCTATAATTGTAGGGGTGATGCTGGGTGATGGCGTGTTAGGGCTTGTTAACGTGAACATGGTGATTCAATTCATATCCTCCTTAGGCATAATCCTACTATTATTCCTATCCGGTGCAGAGGAGTTTGAGTTTAGAAGTAAATTAAGCCTAAGCATCACAGCCGCTGCGGCTATTGAATTAGCTTTACCATTCTTATTAACCTACGTATCAGTGGCATTAATGAATCTGAGACTTGAGCCATTACTCATAATACCACTTATAATGACTAGTGTTGGGCCATTGGCTAGGCTACTCATGGATATGGGTATAACGAGGACTAGTCTAGGTAATTCACTATTTCAACAGGGGGTATTGGTTGAAATAGCCTCAGTGGTGCTTTTCGCCGTTTTACTAACTCTTCAGTTAGGGGGATCACTGGTAACATTACTTAGTATTATTCTCCTAATAGCCTTAGTTTTCATAATGGGGCCTTGGGTGTCTAAACTCCTTGAGAGGGTTGAAGGCTACATTAAGGTTAGGGAGATTGAGTTCGCGGCTGTTATTTCCCTAATACTCATTATGGCGTTTCTAGCTGAGTTAGTTAACTTTAACTCAGCCATAATGGCCCTCTTCCTGGGTATACTGCTGAAGCGTTACCTTAATGATAGACCTGAATTACTTGAGAAGCTGCACGGCTTCACCTACGGGTTCTTTGAACCCTTATTCTTCGTTAGTATTGGCCTATACTTCACTAAGGTTAACTTAGGCATCTTGGCATTGGGCTTCTCACTGGCGTTAATACTACTTGCATCAAAGATCCTTGCAGGAGCCTTATCAGCCATGGTGCTTAAGGTTAAGCCCTTGATTAATGGCTTAGGCACATCAACTAAGGGTGGGGTTGATGCATCACTACTGGTAACCCTGCTGACAATGGGTTTAATACCTAAGGTAACCTACTCCTACCTTGCATTAGCCATAATAGTTAACTCACTGGCTGCACCATTATTCTTCAGACTCATTACTAGGCCGGTGATTCAAGTTAACAATAACATTAGGGTTAAACTCAATAGTAGAATAATGAGTATTAGTGACCAGGTGAAGCCATTAACAGCATCATGCGGTGAAAGCCTTAAGGTTATTATTAATAGGATTAATGAGAGGGGTGTTAGGGCTATTGCAATTGTTGATAATGATAATAAGCCATTAGGGTACTTATCGGTGCAGCAGTTGCTTGACGTGGATCCAGCACTTTATGAAACCACGCTTGCCTGTGACTTACCGTTGAATGAATTAGTAACCATTGATAGTAATGCTAAGGTAATAGATGTTTTAAGGAGGTTTAGGGAAACTGAGGCGCCTCTAATTGCTGTGGTTGATGATTCTAATAGGCTAATTGCGACAATTTACGAGAGGGAATTACTGAGACTATTAACGGTGGTTTAA